A region from the uncultured Holophaga sp. genome encodes:
- a CDS encoding 2Fe-2S iron-sulfur cluster-binding protein, producing the protein MPTIKINETSLTVEPGTLLMDACRQAGFEIPHYCYHPALTPVATCRMCLVEIKGQPKLATSCTTVATEGMEVSTNSPAVAEARGGVMEFLLINHPLDCPICDQAGECRLQDYSFTYGSGDSRMVEPKRRYAYEDLGARIVIDKNRCIHCTRCVRFTQEVSGGGELTVANRGSDLEITTYAGKTLDGNPLAGNVVDLCPVGALTSRDFRFTKRVWYLKPVPTISRHSATASPIWADVDQNRVWRFRPRPEPGRMATHFIFDAERQAMHRYDLDPGLRQRTPLLRGEVSDLEAIARELRSAGPVAVIGQGTFGCNSAEQLARLATEPALCFGSGDLVHPITHPELQTYGDGVFNRRGFSERGFRFGHLEELWGAVNAGQVGSVVLLHDAAFSSARETALLESLLRSVPFSLVLEPIPSSLGALGTACLPVTTYLEESDTVLTHDGILRRYQKALQAPKGVKNVAEWVAVLTR; encoded by the coding sequence ATGCCCACCATCAAGATCAACGAGACGAGCCTCACGGTGGAGCCGGGCACCCTGCTGATGGACGCCTGCCGCCAGGCGGGCTTCGAGATCCCGCACTACTGCTATCACCCGGCCTTGACCCCGGTGGCCACCTGCCGGATGTGCCTGGTGGAGATCAAGGGGCAGCCCAAGCTGGCCACCTCCTGCACTACCGTGGCGACGGAGGGGATGGAGGTGTCCACCAACAGCCCTGCTGTCGCCGAGGCGCGGGGTGGCGTGATGGAGTTCCTTCTCATCAACCATCCTCTGGACTGTCCCATCTGTGACCAGGCGGGTGAGTGTCGGCTCCAGGACTACAGCTTCACCTATGGCTCCGGCGACAGCCGCATGGTGGAGCCCAAGCGCCGTTATGCCTATGAGGACCTGGGCGCCCGGATCGTCATCGACAAGAATCGTTGCATCCACTGCACCCGCTGTGTGCGCTTCACTCAGGAGGTGAGTGGCGGCGGGGAGCTGACGGTCGCCAACCGCGGCTCAGACCTCGAGATCACGACTTACGCTGGCAAGACCCTTGATGGCAACCCCCTGGCGGGCAACGTGGTGGACCTCTGCCCCGTGGGTGCCCTCACCAGCCGGGACTTCCGCTTCACCAAGCGGGTCTGGTACCTCAAGCCCGTGCCCACCATCAGCCGCCATTCGGCCACCGCCAGCCCCATCTGGGCGGATGTGGACCAGAACCGGGTCTGGCGCTTCAGGCCCCGTCCCGAACCCGGGCGGATGGCTACGCACTTCATTTTTGATGCCGAGCGCCAAGCCATGCACCGCTATGACCTGGACCCGGGGCTGCGCCAGCGCACACCCCTGCTCCGGGGGGAGGTCTCCGACCTGGAGGCCATCGCCAGAGAGCTGCGGAGCGCGGGACCGGTGGCGGTGATCGGTCAGGGGACCTTCGGCTGCAACAGTGCCGAGCAGCTCGCCCGGCTGGCCACCGAGCCTGCACTCTGCTTCGGGAGTGGGGACCTGGTCCACCCCATCACCCACCCCGAACTCCAGACGTACGGTGACGGAGTCTTCAACCGCCGGGGCTTCAGTGAAAGGGGTTTCCGCTTCGGGCACCTGGAAGAGCTCTGGGGAGCGGTGAATGCCGGCCAGGTGGGCAGTGTGGTCCTCCTCCATGATGCGGCGTTCTCCAGCGCCCGGGAGACTGCCCTGCTCGAGTCCCTGCTGCGCTCCGTCCCCTTCAGTCTGGTCCTTGAGCCCATCCCCAGTTCCCTGGGAGCCCTGGGTACGGCGTGCCTCCCGGTGACCACCTACCTGGAGGAGAGCGATACCGTGCTGACCCACGACGGCATCCTCCGCCGCTACCAGAAGGCCCTCCAGGCCCCCAAGGGCGTGAAGAACGTGGCGGAGTGGGTGGCGGTCCTGACCCGGTAG
- the purH gene encoding bifunctional phosphoribosylaminoimidazolecarboxamide formyltransferase/IMP cyclohydrolase, with translation MPTALLSVFDKKGLLPLATGLKALGWHLLATGGTLKALRDAGIEVQEVADYTGAPECFEGRVKTLHPRIHGGLLYRRDESSHVEDARRLGVDPIDLVVVNLYPFEATIAREGVSFEDCIEQIDIGGPSMLRSAAKNHASVTVLTDPDTYEAFLEKLRAGTWSLEDRRLCALQVYRRTAAYDSAIAAWFEERLACPAEPQAPSQALGLALKQSLRYGENPHQAAAFFTRAGKASEGLSACTQLQGKELSYNNLLDADATARLAWQFTEPSCAIVKHNNPCGTALADTSLEAFRKALASDPVSAFGGIVAFNRPVDGELAQAMVGTFWEVILAPDFTPEALEVLKAKANLRLLKTPGRWPSAAQGMEVRSIGGGFLVQQPDDRFVPVTEWELKVQGSGPRPAERDLILAQMVAKTLKSNAIALVKDGGTVGCGAGQMSRVGSVEIACRQAGEKAQGAVLGSDAFFPFADGLELAVKHGVTAIVEPGGSTRDGEVIEAARKLGVWLFFTGMRHFRH, from the coding sequence ATGCCAACCGCGCTGCTATCGGTGTTCGACAAGAAGGGCCTGCTGCCCCTGGCCACGGGGCTCAAGGCCCTGGGCTGGCACTTGCTCGCCACCGGCGGCACCCTCAAGGCCCTCCGGGATGCCGGGATCGAGGTCCAGGAGGTGGCGGACTACACGGGTGCCCCCGAGTGCTTTGAAGGCCGGGTCAAGACCCTCCACCCCCGCATCCACGGTGGCCTGCTCTACCGCCGCGACGAGAGCTCCCATGTGGAGGACGCTCGCCGCCTGGGCGTCGACCCCATCGACCTGGTGGTGGTCAATCTCTATCCCTTCGAGGCCACCATCGCCCGGGAAGGCGTCAGCTTCGAGGACTGCATCGAACAGATCGACATCGGCGGTCCCAGCATGCTGCGCAGCGCCGCCAAGAACCATGCCTCCGTCACGGTCCTCACGGATCCCGATACCTACGAGGCCTTCCTGGAGAAGCTGAGGGCAGGTACCTGGTCCCTGGAGGACCGCCGGCTCTGTGCACTTCAGGTCTATCGCCGCACCGCCGCCTATGACAGCGCCATCGCCGCCTGGTTCGAGGAGCGCCTCGCCTGCCCCGCCGAGCCCCAGGCCCCCAGCCAGGCCCTTGGCCTCGCCCTCAAGCAGAGCCTCCGCTACGGCGAGAACCCCCACCAGGCAGCCGCCTTCTTCACCCGCGCCGGGAAAGCCTCCGAAGGCCTCTCGGCATGCACCCAGCTCCAGGGCAAGGAGCTCTCGTACAACAACCTGCTGGATGCGGACGCCACGGCCCGCCTGGCCTGGCAGTTCACCGAGCCCAGCTGCGCCATCGTCAAGCACAACAACCCCTGTGGCACAGCCCTGGCCGACACGTCCCTGGAGGCCTTCCGCAAGGCCCTGGCCTCGGACCCGGTGAGTGCCTTCGGCGGCATCGTCGCCTTCAACCGCCCCGTGGACGGCGAGCTGGCCCAGGCCATGGTCGGCACTTTCTGGGAGGTCATCCTGGCCCCGGACTTCACTCCGGAAGCCCTGGAAGTCCTCAAGGCCAAGGCCAATCTGCGCCTGCTCAAGACCCCCGGCCGCTGGCCCTCCGCCGCCCAGGGGATGGAAGTCCGGAGCATCGGCGGCGGCTTCCTGGTGCAACAGCCCGATGACCGCTTCGTGCCGGTCACCGAGTGGGAGCTCAAGGTCCAGGGCAGCGGCCCCCGCCCTGCGGAACGTGACCTCATCCTCGCCCAGATGGTGGCCAAGACCCTCAAGTCCAACGCCATCGCCCTGGTGAAGGATGGCGGCACCGTGGGCTGCGGAGCCGGCCAGATGAGCCGGGTGGGCTCCGTGGAGATCGCCTGCCGCCAAGCGGGCGAGAAGGCCCAGGGGGCGGTTCTCGGCAGCGATGCCTTCTTCCCCTTCGCCGACGGCCTGGAGCTGGCGGTGAAGCACGGCGTCACCGCCATCGTGGAGCCCGGCGGCAGCACCCGGGACGGGGAGGTCATCGAGGCCGCCCGCAAGCTCGGTGTCTGGCTCTTCTTCACCGGCATGCGCCACTTCCGTCACTGA
- the alaS gene encoding alanine--tRNA ligase — MRTAELRKRFLDYFAAQGHRIVTSSPVIGPADDPTVMWTNAGMVQFKDVFVGKERREYTRATTSQKCLRAGGKHNDLDNVGFTARHHTFFEMLGNFSFGDYFKADAIRYAWEFVTGPVAQGNLGLDASRLWVTVFEGAEGIPADTEAEELWKQAGVPADRILRFGKKDNFWQMGDTGPCGPCSEIHYFRPVDMAGNTPDLVNGDGDDTMEIWNLVFMQYEQDGKGGLKPLPKPSIDTGMGLERVASILQGVTSNYEIDLFAPIFEAIWKLARIKAEDRGEHTNRTASQVIADHIRAATFMIYDGVVPSNEGRGYVLRKITRRALRFGKKLGIEGLFFADLVPSVLRAMGDAYPELASELPRIQKVLSREESQFSVTLNAGLRQLEACDTTTGSLAGSEIFKLYDTYGFPVDLVEDWCRERGIQPDLEGFQQELAEQKAKSRAAMKAHDVRLQGDFAVLADLPATQFLGYETLEAQGKVLALFDPQQKRVAELCGEGSVLLDTTPFYATSGGQVGDTGTFSFEGGSARVLETSAPAPKRSLHKVVLNPGRALKEGETLLAQVDPERRARIRAHHTATHLLHAALREVLGTHVKQAGSVVDAERLRFDFTHFAPLEPAQTQEIERLVNEQTLKALPTRSQSMAIDEALALGAMALFGEKYGEEVRVVSVPGFSQELCGGTHVSSTGEIGCVKIVSEGAVAAGVRRLEAVAGFAALERLQESEQILAGLSRQANAGREAISGLLAAKDARITALEKELKEAKLKAASDTSETVEEVKGLSLVTAQVEGLEAAALRELMDQARTRHQSAIIALASKVDAGKVALLVSVTPGLPADAGALLKAMAPSIDGRGGGKRDLAQGGGTKPEGIPAAFAALRAAL; from the coding sequence ATGAGAACCGCAGAACTCCGCAAGCGCTTCCTGGACTATTTCGCCGCCCAGGGGCACCGCATCGTCACCTCCAGCCCGGTCATCGGACCCGCCGACGACCCCACGGTCATGTGGACCAATGCTGGCATGGTGCAGTTCAAGGATGTCTTCGTGGGCAAGGAGCGCCGGGAATACACCCGGGCCACCACCAGCCAGAAGTGCCTGCGTGCGGGCGGGAAGCACAACGACCTGGACAACGTGGGCTTCACCGCCCGCCACCACACCTTCTTCGAGATGCTGGGCAACTTCAGCTTCGGCGACTACTTCAAGGCCGATGCCATCCGCTATGCATGGGAGTTCGTCACCGGGCCCGTGGCCCAGGGCAACCTGGGCCTGGATGCCAGTCGCCTCTGGGTGACGGTCTTCGAGGGGGCCGAAGGCATTCCCGCCGACACCGAGGCGGAGGAACTCTGGAAGCAGGCGGGCGTCCCCGCCGACCGCATCCTGCGCTTCGGCAAGAAGGACAACTTCTGGCAGATGGGCGACACCGGCCCCTGCGGCCCCTGCTCCGAGATCCACTACTTCCGCCCCGTGGACATGGCCGGTAACACCCCCGACCTGGTCAACGGCGATGGCGACGACACCATGGAGATCTGGAACCTGGTCTTCATGCAGTACGAGCAGGACGGCAAGGGGGGCCTCAAGCCCCTGCCCAAGCCCAGCATCGACACCGGCATGGGCCTGGAGCGGGTGGCCTCCATCCTCCAGGGCGTCACCTCCAACTACGAGATCGACCTCTTCGCCCCCATCTTCGAAGCCATCTGGAAGCTGGCCCGCATCAAGGCCGAGGACCGGGGTGAGCACACCAACCGCACCGCCTCCCAGGTCATCGCCGACCACATCCGTGCCGCCACCTTCATGATCTATGATGGCGTGGTACCCAGCAACGAGGGCCGGGGCTACGTCCTGCGCAAGATCACCCGCCGCGCCCTGCGCTTCGGAAAGAAGCTGGGTATCGAGGGACTCTTCTTCGCCGATCTGGTGCCCTCCGTACTTCGGGCCATGGGCGATGCCTACCCCGAGCTGGCCTCGGAGCTGCCCCGCATCCAGAAGGTCCTCTCCCGCGAGGAATCCCAGTTCAGCGTGACCCTGAACGCGGGTCTGCGCCAGCTGGAGGCCTGCGACACCACCACCGGCAGCCTGGCCGGGTCAGAGATCTTCAAGCTCTACGACACCTACGGCTTCCCCGTGGACTTGGTGGAGGACTGGTGCCGGGAGCGGGGCATCCAGCCCGATCTTGAGGGCTTCCAGCAGGAGCTCGCCGAGCAGAAGGCCAAGAGCCGCGCCGCCATGAAGGCCCACGATGTGCGCCTCCAGGGCGACTTCGCCGTGCTGGCCGACCTCCCGGCCACCCAATTCCTGGGCTACGAGACCCTGGAGGCCCAAGGCAAGGTGCTGGCCCTCTTCGATCCCCAGCAGAAGCGCGTGGCTGAACTCTGCGGCGAGGGCTCCGTGCTCCTGGACACCACCCCATTCTACGCCACCAGCGGTGGCCAGGTGGGCGACACCGGCACCTTCAGCTTCGAGGGCGGCAGCGCCCGGGTGCTGGAGACCAGCGCTCCCGCCCCCAAGCGCAGCCTCCACAAGGTGGTCCTGAACCCCGGCCGGGCCCTCAAGGAGGGCGAAACCCTCCTGGCCCAGGTGGACCCCGAGCGCCGGGCCCGCATCCGCGCCCACCACACCGCCACCCACCTCCTCCACGCCGCCCTCCGAGAGGTGCTGGGCACCCACGTGAAGCAGGCGGGCAGCGTGGTGGATGCCGAGCGCCTGCGCTTCGACTTCACCCACTTCGCCCCCCTGGAGCCCGCCCAGACCCAGGAGATCGAGCGCCTGGTCAACGAGCAGACCCTCAAAGCCCTGCCCACCCGCAGCCAGAGCATGGCCATCGATGAGGCCCTGGCCCTGGGCGCCATGGCCCTATTCGGTGAGAAATACGGAGAGGAGGTCCGGGTGGTCAGCGTTCCCGGCTTCAGTCAGGAGCTCTGCGGTGGCACCCATGTGTCCAGCACCGGTGAGATCGGCTGCGTCAAGATCGTCTCCGAGGGCGCCGTGGCCGCTGGCGTGCGCCGCCTGGAGGCGGTGGCGGGCTTTGCCGCCCTCGAGCGCCTGCAGGAGAGCGAGCAGATCCTGGCCGGGCTCTCGCGCCAGGCCAATGCCGGGCGCGAGGCCATCTCCGGCCTCCTCGCCGCCAAGGATGCCCGCATCACAGCCCTGGAGAAGGAGCTGAAAGAGGCCAAGCTCAAGGCCGCCTCCGACACCAGCGAGACCGTGGAAGAGGTCAAGGGCCTCAGCCTGGTCACCGCCCAGGTGGAGGGGCTGGAGGCCGCCGCCCTGCGGGAGCTCATGGATCAGGCCCGCACCCGCCACCAGAGCGCCATCATCGCCCTGGCCTCCAAGGTGGATGCCGGAAAGGTGGCCCTCCTGGTGAGTGTCACCCCCGGCCTTCCCGCCGATGCGGGCGCCCTCCTCAAGGCCATGGCCCCCAGCATCGATGGGCGGGGCGGTGGCAAGAGGGACCTGGCCCAGGGGGGGGGGACCAAGCCCGAGGGGATCCCGGCGGCCTTCGCGGCCCTGAGGGCCGCCCTCTAG
- a CDS encoding PatB family C-S lyase, whose protein sequence is MAFSFDTVPQRQGTDSQKWQKYAGRDILPLWVADMDFPSPPVVIEALKHRIDHGIFGYARPTAAQTDAILGTLHTRYGWSVDPSWLVWLPGLVVGLNVVAQAFAAPGEQVLCNTPVYPPFMTAPRNSGRESLQVPLVLDRAARRWEIDWEAMERAVTPRTKVFFLCNPHNPVGRVFRREELERVADFCLRHGLLLCSDEIHCDLILEEGLSHLPTGMIGPEIAQRTVTLMAPSKTFNVPGLGTSLAIIPDPGLRAQFVRASTGIVAEVNVLGYTACAAAYGEGEPWRQELLAYLRGNRELLQETLDRDLPGITLEAPLEATYLAWLNVAVLGLADPVAHFEAHGVGLSEGTFFGASKGEYVRLNLGCPQATLVEALARMKRALG, encoded by the coding sequence ATGGCCTTCAGCTTCGACACCGTTCCCCAGCGCCAGGGCACCGACTCGCAGAAATGGCAGAAGTATGCGGGGCGGGACATCCTGCCCCTCTGGGTCGCCGACATGGACTTCCCCTCGCCTCCGGTGGTCATCGAGGCCCTGAAGCACCGCATTGACCATGGGATCTTCGGCTACGCCCGGCCCACCGCTGCCCAGACGGACGCGATCCTTGGCACCCTCCACACCCGCTATGGCTGGTCGGTGGATCCCTCCTGGCTGGTATGGCTCCCCGGGCTGGTGGTGGGTCTCAATGTCGTCGCCCAGGCCTTTGCCGCGCCCGGGGAGCAGGTGCTTTGCAACACGCCGGTCTATCCCCCCTTCATGACTGCACCGCGCAACTCGGGACGCGAGTCCCTCCAGGTCCCTCTGGTTCTGGATCGCGCAGCCCGCCGCTGGGAGATCGACTGGGAGGCGATGGAGAGGGCGGTCACGCCCCGCACCAAGGTGTTCTTCCTCTGCAATCCCCACAATCCGGTGGGGCGGGTCTTCCGGCGGGAGGAGCTGGAGCGCGTCGCTGACTTCTGCCTCCGCCACGGGCTCCTCCTCTGCTCGGACGAGATCCACTGCGACCTCATCCTGGAGGAGGGGTTATCCCACCTCCCCACGGGCATGATCGGACCGGAGATCGCCCAGCGCACCGTTACCCTCATGGCCCCCAGCAAGACCTTCAATGTGCCCGGCCTGGGCACCTCCCTGGCCATCATCCCCGATCCCGGGTTGCGGGCGCAGTTCGTGAGGGCCAGCACCGGCATCGTGGCAGAGGTCAACGTCCTGGGGTACACCGCCTGTGCCGCGGCCTATGGGGAGGGCGAGCCCTGGCGCCAGGAGCTGCTGGCCTACCTCCGGGGCAACCGGGAGCTCCTGCAGGAGACCCTGGACCGGGACCTGCCGGGCATCACCCTGGAGGCCCCCCTGGAGGCCACCTACCTGGCTTGGCTGAATGTCGCGGTCCTCGGCCTGGCCGACCCCGTGGCCCATTTCGAAGCCCATGGGGTGGGACTCTCCGAAGGCACCTTTTTCGGGGCTTCCAAGGGGGAGTATGTACGCCTCAACCTCGGGTGCCCTCAGGCCACCCTGGTGGAGGCCCTGGCCAGGATGAAGCGGGCCCTGGGCTGA
- the rny gene encoding ribonuclease Y translates to MTAVIIVLLLVAIGAVVFGVLNMKKAQQAQVEVSKAQVRAEAELKAQRELLFAEAEKEAARIRERGVKDAESLRKDAELRVKEQALQARTEAEKVVNERLQALDKQEQRLQSKEEGLDKKLAQVDQKTKELESRGDKLKAELEKVEEQQVEARRLVEEQSRVLEALSGLTREEAKTEIISQLEYTAKMDAAKLVRRIEEEAQEEAEKKARWAIGDAIQRVASEAITETAVSSVQLPSDDLKGRIIGREGRNIRALEKATGCDLIVDDTPESIVVSSFDPIRREVARQSILKLLADGRIHPARIEEVVEKVKVEMDQHLKEIGENTCIALGFPDVHPKLHKLVGRLNYRTSYGQNVLEHTKEVARIAEYMAAEMGADARLARRAGLFHDIGKAIDREVEGTHIEIGMELLKRFGEKESVIHAMSCHHGDHEPKTVEAMLLTAADALSAARPGARREMLETYVKRLEQLEGIANSYKGVQKSYAMQAGREIRIMVDAGQVNDDQAFWIAKDVTKRIESEMQYPGQIKVTVMRETRAVEYAR, encoded by the coding sequence ATGACTGCTGTAATCATTGTTCTTCTGCTGGTGGCCATCGGGGCGGTGGTCTTCGGCGTACTCAACATGAAGAAGGCCCAACAGGCCCAGGTGGAGGTCTCCAAGGCCCAGGTCCGGGCCGAGGCTGAACTCAAGGCCCAGCGGGAGTTGCTCTTCGCCGAGGCGGAGAAGGAGGCGGCCCGCATCCGAGAGCGGGGCGTCAAGGACGCCGAGTCCCTCCGGAAGGATGCCGAGCTCCGGGTGAAGGAGCAGGCCCTGCAGGCCCGCACCGAGGCCGAGAAGGTGGTCAACGAGCGCCTCCAGGCCCTGGACAAACAGGAGCAGCGCCTCCAATCCAAGGAGGAGGGCCTCGACAAGAAACTGGCCCAGGTGGACCAGAAGACCAAGGAACTGGAATCCAGGGGCGACAAGCTCAAGGCCGAACTGGAGAAGGTCGAAGAACAACAGGTCGAGGCGCGCCGTCTGGTGGAGGAGCAGAGCAGGGTCCTGGAGGCTCTCTCGGGTCTGACCCGCGAGGAGGCCAAGACCGAGATCATCAGCCAGCTCGAGTACACCGCCAAGATGGACGCGGCCAAGCTGGTCCGGCGCATCGAGGAGGAGGCCCAGGAGGAGGCTGAGAAGAAGGCTCGCTGGGCCATCGGTGACGCCATCCAGCGGGTGGCCTCTGAGGCCATTACCGAGACGGCCGTCAGCTCTGTCCAGCTCCCCAGCGATGACCTGAAGGGGCGCATCATCGGCCGTGAGGGCAGGAACATCCGGGCCCTTGAGAAGGCCACCGGCTGTGACCTCATCGTGGATGACACTCCCGAGTCCATTGTCGTCTCCAGTTTTGACCCCATCCGGCGGGAAGTGGCTCGGCAGTCCATCCTCAAGCTCCTGGCGGATGGCCGCATTCACCCGGCCCGCATCGAGGAGGTGGTGGAGAAGGTGAAGGTCGAAATGGACCAGCACCTCAAGGAGATCGGTGAGAACACCTGCATCGCCCTGGGTTTCCCCGATGTCCACCCCAAGCTCCACAAGCTGGTGGGTCGCCTCAACTACCGCACCAGCTACGGCCAGAATGTTCTGGAACACACCAAGGAAGTGGCCCGCATCGCCGAGTACATGGCCGCGGAGATGGGGGCAGACGCCCGTCTCGCCCGCCGCGCCGGCCTCTTCCATGACATCGGGAAGGCCATTGATCGCGAAGTGGAGGGCACTCACATCGAGATCGGCATGGAGCTCCTCAAGCGCTTCGGCGAGAAGGAGTCCGTCATCCATGCCATGAGTTGCCACCACGGCGATCACGAGCCCAAGACCGTGGAGGCCATGCTCCTCACCGCCGCCGACGCCCTTTCCGCCGCCCGCCCGGGGGCCCGCCGTGAGATGCTTGAGACCTATGTCAAGCGTCTGGAGCAGTTGGAGGGGATCGCCAACTCCTACAAGGGGGTTCAGAAGAGTTATGCCATGCAAGCTGGCCGCGAGATCCGCATCATGGTGGATGCCGGCCAGGTCAATGACGACCAGGCCTTCTGGATTGCCAAGGACGTGACCAAGCGCATCGAGAGCGAGATGCAGTACCCCGGCCAGATCAAGGTCACGGTCATGCGGGAGACCCGGGCCGTCGAGTACGCCCGGTAG